The genomic region TAAGTTCGGTTCCTATTTGGCCACTGGCGCCAATAATTAAGATTTTTGCAGGCATACGCTTAAAAATTTTGTGCAAATATATTTATTTATTGCGAATAAAATTTGCTAAATCGTTTAATCTAACCCGATAATTATGTTATTTTTAAGAATGAAGAAAATATATGGCTTTAGTATTTTAATCGTTTACATTTGTAAAATCAAAATTTGATAATGAAGCGAGCAATTTTCGGAATACTATTGATGATTTTGGGCTCCTGCGTTCAGGATTCGGAAAAAGGAAAACCTGAAACTAAACCGCGGGACACCCCAGCTTTTACTCAAAAATTTGCTATAGAAACATCTATTTTACCTTTAGAAGCCTCCGCAAGAAAGCATGCCTCCAAATGGGCCGCTTACATTGTTTTGAATGAGGAGGTGAAACAGCTTCAAAACACATCGGTAAATTATTTAATCGATAATTCTTCTGCATGGGCTCAACTTATGGAAACATTACAAGCTACGCTACCGGATTCTTTAGCATCCAAGCCCGTAAACTCAAGATTAAGGGTACTTACTACAAAAGCTAAAATCCTGGAACAAAAATCCCATTTGCAAAGCATAAAACCGCAAGAGGTAAAAGAAATTGCCATAGAAATCCCTATGGATTTTAATAACCTTAATATTCAGCTTAACGAATTATTTATTGAAAGTATTGAAGATTTCGAGGCCGAATTAGATCGCCTGGTGGAAGAAAACCGCTTAAGACAGCAACAAAAAAGAGATAGCCTGGAAGCCACAACTCAAAATTAAATACTAGAGATTTATCGTATATTCCGCGAAAATACATCTCATGAAAAAACAACTAATCACTCTTATCTTATGCTATTTAGGTTGTGCAGGTTTTTCCCAAACAATGCCCTACCAATCCAACGCGAAACAAGCGAAAACAGAAATTTCTGATGTGATCGATCACTGGCATCAAGCTGCCGCCGAAGCAAATTTTAAAAATTATTTTCATCTAATGACTAAGGATGCCGTTTTTATTGGCACCGACGCTACTGAAAATTGGCAAATAGAAGAATTTAAAGCCTATGCCAAACCCCATTTTGAGAAAGGCAAAGCATGGGATTTCACTTCAGTACAAAGAAATATTTATCTGGCCAATACAAAGGGAATTGCCTGGTTTGACGAATTACTTGATACCCACATGGGCATTTGTAGAGGTTCTGGTGTAATGCAATATATCGATGGCAACTGGAAGATTGCCCACTATGTACTTTCTATTGAAATTCCAAATGAAAATATTGAAGAGATCACAAAGATCAAAAAAGACTTTGACACGAGAATCTTGCAGGCTTTAAAAACAAAAAACTAGGTTCTTTGTATTTTGTAACAAAAAATTCAAAAATGCGTCTGTTTTATTACATTAGCAAGGATTTTACAAACACACAAACATTAAATGAAAAAAATAACAAATGCAGTATGCTTGTCCCTATTAGGTGCCACTATAATTGGTTGTAAAGACGGGGAAAAGTCTACAAACACAGAAAAAGAAGAAATTCACGGGATCAATGTAGCCTATATGGATACTACAACAACACCCAAAAATGATTTTTTTCGCTATGTGAATGGTGCGTGGCTTGATGCTACAGAAATTCCCAGTGACCAGACTACCTGGGGCAGTTTCATGGAACTTCGTGAAACTACAGATGATGATGCCTTAGCATTATTAAATCAAGCTTCTAACAACGAGAACCTGGATGCAAACAGCGATCAGGCTAAAGCGGTAAATCTATACAAAACCATTATGGATACCGTGGCTCGCAACGAGCAAGGCGTTGCGCCAGTATTACCCTATTTAGAAAAAGTAAATAAAATTTCGAATAAAGAAGATTTACAGGCTTACTTAACAGAAATGTCTAAGTACGGCGGTGGTGGTTTCTTCTCTTTTGGGGTTAGTGCAGATGCTAAAAACAGTAACCAGAATGCAGCTTACCTTTACCCAGGCAGCCTGGGACTGCCAGATCGCGATTATTATATTGCAGACGACTCAGATTCTAAAGAGAAAAAAGCAAAGTATGAAGAACATATTGCCCGTATGATGCAGTTTCTAGATTACTCTAAAGAAGATGCTAAAGAATTCGCAAAAACAGTAGTCGAATTTGAGACCAAACTTGCTAAACCAAGATTAGATAAAGTAGAGCGTCGTGACGCACGTAAAACTTATAATCCAATGAGCGTGGCGGCTCTTCAAGAAATGGTACCGGCAATAGACTGGAATACTTATTTTGAAGAAATTGGCGCAGGCAAATTAGATACTATTATTGTTTCTCAGCCAGCCTATATGAAAGCCATGCAAGATCTTCTGGCACAAAATGATGTGGACACCTGGAAGAAGTATCTAACATGGACAGCATTTGATGCCGCTGCCGGAATGTTGTCTACAGATATCGAAACAGCCAACTGGGATTTTTACAGCAAAACTTTAAGAGGTGCTAAAGAACAACGCCCCAGAGACGAAAGAGCTTTAAGTACTGTAAATGGTACAGTAGGGGAAGCTTTAGGAAAACTATATGTAGAAAAACATTTCCCTCCAGAGGCTAAAGAAAAAGCTCAGGAAATGATCGCTAATGTAATTAAGGCTTACGAAAAGCGTATTAACAACCTCAGCTGGATGAGTGAAGACACCAAGAAAAAAGCGATTGAAAAACTAAATACCACCACTATTAAAGTAGGCTATCCAGACGAATGGGAAGATTATGGTGATTTAGAAATCTTAGGATCTAAAGATGGTTCTTATTTTCAAAACGTGATGAACGCCCGTAAATGGAGTACCGCTAAAAATATTGCAAAACTAGGAGAACCTGTAGATAAATCGGAGTGGTTTATGTCGCCGCAAACCGTTAACGCTTATTACAATCCAAGTTACAACGAGATTGTATTCCCAGCGGCTATTTTACAACCACCTTTTTATGATTACAAAGCAGATGCCGCTGTAAATTACGGGGGAATTGGTGCCGTAATTGGTCATGAGATTTCTCATGGGTTTGATGATAGCGGTGCTCGCTTTGATGCTGAAGGAAACCTGAACAACTGGTGGACCGATGAAGATCTTTCGCAGTTTGAAGGTCTTGGGAAAGATCTTGCCGACCAGTACAGTGCTATCGAAGTTTTGGACAGTACCTTTATTAATGGTGAATTTACACTAGGTGAAAATATCGGTGACCTTGGTGGTGTTAACGCTGCTTATGATGGTTTACAAATGCATCTGAAAGAACATGGTGATCCGGGAAAAATTGACGGATTTACACCAGAGCAACGTTTTTTCCTTTCCTGGGCAACCGTTTGGCGTACTAAAATGCGGGACGAAGCTTTAAAAAGCAGAATTAAAACAGATCCCCATTCTCCTGGAATGTATAGAGCTTATGTACCTTTGCAAAATATCGATGCATTTTATGAAGCTTTTGATATTAAAGAAGGAGATTCGATGTATGTTGCACCTGATGACCGCGTAAAAATCTGGTAAAATTTTTAAATCTATATTCAAAGCCTGGAGATATCTTCAGGCTTTTTTTATTTAAATTGTTTAATTTCACAATCTAATATTTAAAACCCTATGAAACGTTTATTTTTAGCTCTTTCCAGTCTGTTACTTTTATTTTCATGCACTAATGATGCAGAGGATTTTGATTGGCTTATTGGAGAATGGAAACGTGTAAATGCCGAAGAAGACTTTAAAACCTACGAAATATGGAAAAAAGATAAAAACTATTATTCGGGATTGGGCTATACGATGTTAGACGACGACACCATTTTTAAAGAAAATCTAAAACTGTTTAAAGAAAATGATGAATGGACACTACAGGTGACCGGCGTGAACGAAGCTCCTACTCCCTTTGTCCTTTCCGAATTAAAACCTGAATATTTTATAGCTGAAAATGACACGAATGAATTTCCAAAGAAAATCATTTATAAACTCCAAAATGATACCCTAAAAGCTAATGTTTCAACCACCGAATTTGATGTGGATTTTGAGTTTGTAGAAATTCAGAAATAGTAAATTGCCTTAAGTAAAAGTCATTTAGTTTTTTTAATTCTTGCAAGCCTCATGGTTAATCTTAATTTTAAATTAAAAGTTTCATTGATTTTAATCTGTCGATAAAATCGCATACTCAAAACTATCAGACCATCCACTTTTAAGAGGTAAAGATTTTCTTTTTCTACCTTCTTTTTTCATCCCCACTTTTTCTAAAACCTTAATACTACCAAAATTCTCAACAGCACAGCCAGCTTCAATTCGATGCAATCTTAACTCTTTGAATCCATATTGCACAATTTTTTTTAAAGCCTCTGTAGCATAGCCCTTATTCCAAAAATCAGGATGCAGTTTATACCAAACCTCGGCTTTTTGAAATTTCGGGCTCCCAGGTTTCAAGGCTATAAGACCAACAAAAGACTT from Zunongwangia profunda SM-A87 harbors:
- a CDS encoding nuclear transport factor 2 family protein yields the protein MKKQLITLILCYLGCAGFSQTMPYQSNAKQAKTEISDVIDHWHQAAAEANFKNYFHLMTKDAVFIGTDATENWQIEEFKAYAKPHFEKGKAWDFTSVQRNIYLANTKGIAWFDELLDTHMGICRGSGVMQYIDGNWKIAHYVLSIEIPNENIEEITKIKKDFDTRILQALKTKN
- a CDS encoding M13 family metallopeptidase — its product is MKKITNAVCLSLLGATIIGCKDGEKSTNTEKEEIHGINVAYMDTTTTPKNDFFRYVNGAWLDATEIPSDQTTWGSFMELRETTDDDALALLNQASNNENLDANSDQAKAVNLYKTIMDTVARNEQGVAPVLPYLEKVNKISNKEDLQAYLTEMSKYGGGGFFSFGVSADAKNSNQNAAYLYPGSLGLPDRDYYIADDSDSKEKKAKYEEHIARMMQFLDYSKEDAKEFAKTVVEFETKLAKPRLDKVERRDARKTYNPMSVAALQEMVPAIDWNTYFEEIGAGKLDTIIVSQPAYMKAMQDLLAQNDVDTWKKYLTWTAFDAAAGMLSTDIETANWDFYSKTLRGAKEQRPRDERALSTVNGTVGEALGKLYVEKHFPPEAKEKAQEMIANVIKAYEKRINNLSWMSEDTKKKAIEKLNTTTIKVGYPDEWEDYGDLEILGSKDGSYFQNVMNARKWSTAKNIAKLGEPVDKSEWFMSPQTVNAYYNPSYNEIVFPAAILQPPFYDYKADAAVNYGGIGAVIGHEISHGFDDSGARFDAEGNLNNWWTDEDLSQFEGLGKDLADQYSAIEVLDSTFINGEFTLGENIGDLGGVNAAYDGLQMHLKEHGDPGKIDGFTPEQRFFLSWATVWRTKMRDEALKSRIKTDPHSPGMYRAYVPLQNIDAFYEAFDIKEGDSMYVAPDDRVKIW
- a CDS encoding DUF6265 family protein, whose amino-acid sequence is MKRLFLALSSLLLLFSCTNDAEDFDWLIGEWKRVNAEEDFKTYEIWKKDKNYYSGLGYTMLDDDTIFKENLKLFKENDEWTLQVTGVNEAPTPFVLSELKPEYFIAENDTNEFPKKIIYKLQNDTLKANVSTTEFDVDFEFVEIQK
- a CDS encoding GNAT family N-acetyltransferase, producing MTAITSDRLSLISISNFDILNIHKLHSLPNVDRFNTLGSPENLKETEKIFAMWLRGNDLIFKIELKKEKSFVGLIALKPGSPKFQKAEVWYKLHPDFWNKGYATEALKKIVQYGFKELRLHRIEAGCAVENFGSIKVLEKVGMKKEGRKRKSLPLKSGWSDSFEYAILSTD